A window of the Desulforapulum autotrophicum HRM2 genome harbors these coding sequences:
- a CDS encoding F0F1 ATP synthase subunit C — MDNIGLIGMVSVFSAALCMAIGSIGSAIGEGLAAMAALRSIAQQPDHTAALTRTLFVAMAMIESTAIYALVVSMILIFANPFWQYAITKAGG; from the coding sequence ATGGATAATATTGGATTGATCGGAATGGTGTCGGTATTCTCAGCCGCCCTCTGCATGGCCATAGGCTCAATCGGATCTGCAATTGGAGAGGGTCTTGCCGCAATGGCAGCCCTTCGATCCATTGCCCAGCAGCCAGACCACACAGCCGCATTAACCCGGACCCTTTTTGTCGCCATGGCCATGATCGAGTCAACGGCCATCTATGCCCTGGTGGTTTCCATGATTCTCATATTTGCCAACCCATTCTGGCAGTATGCCATCACAAAGGCTGGGGGCTGA
- a CDS encoding F0F1 ATP synthase subunit A, whose protein sequence is MIYSPDQIILFEWGWLRINATLAGTWVIMVLIVVFCRRITRNLTSNTTLSKGQNLVEVIVEAMGDHIREITLERPEPFLPFVGTLFIFILCSNLLSVVPFFIPPTGSLSTTTALALCVFVAVPVFGLSNQSLKSYLGQYLKPSPIMLPFNIMGEITRTFALAMRLYGNVMSGTVITFVLLIVTPLFFPVVMQGLGLLTGTIQAYIFSLLALVYIASALQNDKTKALKPKPKDRRTNHG, encoded by the coding sequence GTGATATACTCACCCGATCAGATCATCCTCTTTGAATGGGGATGGCTAAGGATCAACGCCACCCTTGCCGGCACCTGGGTCATTATGGTCCTGATCGTCGTCTTCTGCCGAAGGATCACACGGAACTTGACCTCAAATACAACCCTTTCAAAAGGTCAGAACCTGGTTGAGGTGATAGTCGAGGCAATGGGCGACCATATCAGGGAGATCACCCTGGAACGGCCCGAACCCTTTCTGCCCTTTGTGGGAACCTTGTTTATCTTTATTCTCTGCTCCAACCTGTTGTCGGTGGTTCCTTTTTTCATTCCACCCACCGGTTCTTTGTCCACCACAACTGCCCTTGCCCTTTGCGTGTTTGTGGCAGTACCTGTTTTCGGACTCTCCAACCAGAGCCTTAAAAGTTATCTGGGCCAGTATCTGAAACCCTCGCCCATCATGCTCCCCTTTAACATCATGGGGGAAATCACCCGGACCTTTGCCCTGGCCATGCGACTCTACGGCAATGTCATGAGCGGCACGGTCATCACCTTTGTCCTGCTCATTGTTACCCCGTTGTTTTTCCCCGTGGTCATGCAGGGACTGGGACTTCTCACCGGCACTATCCAGGCATACATATTCAGCCTGCTTGCCCTGGTCTATATTGCCTCGGCCCTGCAGAACGATAAAACCAAAGCCCTTAAACCAAAACCCAAAGACAGGAGAACCAACCATGGATAA
- a CDS encoding ATP synthase subunit I — protein sequence MPPPLRYFLLFLTGSLAGLFYFGGLWLTLKQTLNRPRGAVWIFISFILRTAVVVTLFVILMENDFYRILVLMAGFIWVRFLFTSRMKKPKTTLPGGRNSDILTRSDHPL from the coding sequence ATGCCACCCCCTTTGCGCTACTTTCTTCTGTTTCTAACAGGAAGCCTTGCTGGGCTGTTCTATTTTGGAGGGCTGTGGCTCACCCTGAAACAGACCCTCAACAGACCCAGGGGGGCAGTTTGGATTTTCATCAGTTTTATCCTGCGCACTGCAGTTGTTGTGACCCTGTTTGTCATTTTAATGGAAAACGACTTTTACCGCATCCTTGTTCTGATGGCAGGCTTTATATGGGTGCGCTTTCTATTTACCTCAAGAATGAAAAAACCCAAGACCACCCTGCCGGGAGGAAGGAACAGTGATATACTCACCCGATCAGATCATCCTCTTTGA
- a CDS encoding AtpZ/AtpI family protein: protein MTRPSHNPDKEPLPGIVARKTDQHIKAQKQEKQSIYFGLGMIGTVGWMIVLPLVAGAMVGRVLDRLWPCAVSFTLTFIFAGLCLGCWFAWQWINRQGE from the coding sequence ATGACACGGCCGTCCCACAATCCAGACAAGGAGCCCCTGCCTGGAATCGTTGCCCGAAAAACAGACCAGCACATCAAGGCCCAAAAACAGGAAAAACAATCCATCTATTTTGGCCTTGGCATGATTGGTACGGTTGGCTGGATGATCGTTCTGCCCCTGGTGGCAGGTGCCATGGTTGGCAGAGTCCTTGACCGGCTCTGGCCCTGCGCCGTATCCTTTACCCTGACCTTCATCTTTGCCGGGCTCTGCCTGGGCTGTTGGTTTGCCTGGCAATGGATCAATCGACAAGGAGAATAA
- a CDS encoding protein AtpC1 yields the protein MQISINLPTSLYFSADKVLKIVAEGMEGYFTLLPNHIDYVSILVPSILTVEIKPDTPVYFAVDHATLVKKGSRVWISTRNVVRGKAYETLAQVVLHQFKEISEMEKKSRTALTGLEYGLLRRFAALKHP from the coding sequence ATGCAGATTAGCATCAATCTTCCCACATCCCTGTATTTTTCAGCTGACAAGGTACTAAAAATAGTTGCTGAGGGCATGGAAGGATACTTTACCCTGCTGCCAAACCATATCGACTATGTGTCCATTCTGGTTCCCAGCATCCTGACGGTGGAAATCAAACCCGACACCCCGGTCTATTTTGCCGTTGACCACGCCACCCTGGTCAAAAAAGGGTCCAGGGTGTGGATTTCAACCCGGAATGTTGTCCGGGGAAAAGCCTATGAAACCCTTGCCCAGGTTGTCCTACACCAATTCAAGGAGATCTCTGAAATGGAGAAAAAATCACGCACGGCCCTTACAGGACTGGAGTACGGCCTGCTGCGCCGGTTTGCAGCGCTCAAGCACCCATGA
- the atpD gene encoding F0F1 ATP synthase subunit beta has product MEKQGTIVSINGSIVDIEFQAPLPCINTRLTALNNTVILETALHLCETLVRAIALSPTAGLARGNRVLNTENPLMVPVGENLLSRMINVFGQPIDGGPPLAPDTQYRPVYAKPVPLIQRTVQNEIFETGIKIIDLLSPLEKGGKAGLFGGAGVGKTVIITEMINNMVGRYEGVSLFCGIGERCREAEELFREMKEAGVLDKTAMVFAQMNEASGARFRVGHGALTLAEFFRDTLKKDVLLLIDNIFRYIQAGSELSGLMGRIPSHVGYQPTLASELAELEERICSTANGAITSVQAVYVPADDFTDPAASHTFSHLSAAIVLARKRASQGFYPAVDPLASNSSMLTPAIVSNDHYQTVQAVRKTLSDYEDLKDIIAMLGLEELSEQDRTTVAVARRLERFMTQPFFTTGQFTGLKGKRVPLADTIAGCQRILQGEFNDTPEQSLYMIGTIDEVKKPHAD; this is encoded by the coding sequence ATGGAAAAGCAAGGAACCATCGTAAGCATCAACGGCAGCATTGTTGACATCGAATTTCAAGCCCCCCTGCCCTGCATCAATACCCGGTTGACAGCCCTTAACAATACCGTCATCCTTGAAACGGCCCTCCATTTATGCGAAACCCTGGTGAGGGCCATTGCTTTATCACCCACAGCCGGACTTGCCCGGGGAAACAGGGTCCTCAACACGGAAAACCCCCTCATGGTGCCCGTGGGAGAAAACCTGCTCAGCCGCATGATCAACGTCTTTGGCCAACCCATTGACGGTGGCCCCCCCCTTGCCCCGGACACCCAATATCGGCCCGTCTATGCCAAACCCGTTCCTTTGATCCAGCGAACCGTGCAGAATGAAATCTTTGAAACCGGCATAAAAATCATTGACCTGCTATCGCCCCTTGAAAAAGGAGGGAAAGCCGGTCTTTTCGGGGGTGCAGGCGTTGGTAAAACAGTTATCATCACCGAGATGATCAACAACATGGTTGGCCGGTATGAGGGAGTGAGCCTGTTCTGCGGCATTGGCGAACGATGCCGGGAGGCTGAAGAGCTGTTTCGCGAAATGAAAGAAGCAGGGGTACTTGACAAGACCGCCATGGTATTTGCCCAGATGAACGAGGCGTCCGGGGCCCGGTTCCGGGTGGGCCACGGTGCCCTGACCCTGGCGGAATTCTTCCGGGACACCCTGAAAAAAGATGTCCTCCTGCTCATTGACAATATCTTCCGCTACATCCAGGCAGGCTCAGAGCTGTCCGGGCTCATGGGCCGAATTCCTTCCCATGTGGGATACCAGCCCACCTTGGCATCCGAGCTTGCCGAGCTTGAAGAACGCATCTGTTCCACCGCCAACGGGGCCATCACCTCGGTCCAGGCCGTGTATGTCCCTGCCGACGATTTTACCGATCCTGCAGCCTCCCACACCTTTTCCCATCTGTCAGCCGCCATCGTGCTTGCCCGAAAACGCGCCAGCCAGGGATTTTATCCGGCCGTCGATCCCCTGGCCTCAAACTCGAGCATGCTCACCCCGGCCATTGTTTCAAACGACCACTACCAGACGGTCCAGGCGGTAAGAAAGACCCTGTCCGATTATGAGGATTTAAAGGATATCATTGCCATGCTTGGCCTTGAAGAACTGTCGGAACAGGACCGTACCACCGTTGCCGTTGCAAGGCGTCTCGAACGATTCATGACCCAGCCCTTTTTTACCACCGGGCAGTTCACAGGCCTTAAAGGCAAACGGGTTCCCCTGGCAGACACCATCGCAGGATGCCAACGCATTCTCCAGGGGGAATTCAACGACACCCCGGAGCAGTCTCTGTACATGATCGGCACCATTGACGAGGTGAAAAAGCCCCATGCAGATTAG
- a CDS encoding purple acid phosphatase family protein — translation MFFNSRKWDLKSIQSKPLLLLVALLLTVGCATTPLNTLSGQPQLQQSPIPSRIILNLTQTPASSQAVTWRTPSIATNSRAEIAKATGSPDFATKASTTPALNETVTLDDNSIVFSHSVVFKELTPGTLYAYRVGNGTVWSEWNQFRTAQNTFTPFSFVYFGDPQEQVKSLCSRTFRTAFSTAPDAAFWHFVGDLVDNGDKDREWEELFDAIGFIPRVTPMILVPGNHEYPDRRRIKGDAFRIFPLWRPQFTLPENGPKGLEETAYFLDYQGVRFIMLNGNEQLEVQAQWLETILADNPQPWTIAAIHQPIYSTGHRGRDHRRQELFVPIFDRFSVDLVLQGHDHTYARTKRLVSGQAIVGQNRGTVYVTSVSGPKSYPVNHRYDPLMEVTATGQQLFQVIRVDNNTLTCEAFDSAGNRLDKFQLKK, via the coding sequence ATGTTTTTCAATTCAAGGAAATGGGATTTAAAATCCATCCAGTCAAAACCATTGCTGCTCCTGGTGGCATTGCTCCTTACCGTGGGTTGTGCTACAACCCCTCTCAACACCCTGTCCGGGCAACCCCAGTTACAGCAGTCGCCAATACCCAGCCGAATTATTCTCAACCTCACCCAGACACCGGCCTCAAGTCAGGCCGTGACCTGGAGAACCCCTTCCATCGCCACAAATTCGAGGGCTGAAATCGCAAAGGCCACGGGATCTCCCGATTTTGCCACCAAAGCCTCAACCACACCGGCCCTCAATGAAACCGTTACCCTGGACGACAATTCAATTGTTTTCTCCCACTCCGTGGTGTTCAAAGAGCTGACACCCGGCACCCTCTATGCTTACCGGGTCGGGAACGGCACCGTCTGGAGCGAGTGGAATCAGTTCAGAACAGCCCAGAATACCTTCACCCCCTTTTCCTTTGTCTATTTTGGAGATCCCCAGGAACAGGTAAAATCCTTGTGTTCAAGGACTTTCAGGACGGCCTTTTCAACGGCCCCGGATGCCGCATTCTGGCATTTTGTGGGAGACCTTGTGGATAACGGTGACAAGGACCGGGAGTGGGAGGAGTTGTTTGACGCCATTGGTTTTATTCCACGCGTCACCCCCATGATCCTTGTGCCGGGCAACCACGAATATCCAGACCGCCGCAGGATCAAAGGGGATGCCTTCCGTATTTTTCCCCTGTGGCGGCCCCAGTTCACCCTGCCGGAGAATGGCCCAAAAGGCCTTGAAGAAACCGCCTATTTCCTGGATTACCAGGGGGTGAGATTCATCATGCTCAACGGCAATGAACAGCTTGAAGTCCAGGCCCAATGGCTGGAAACCATCCTTGCCGACAATCCCCAACCCTGGACGATTGCAGCGATTCACCAGCCTATTTATTCCACGGGCCACAGGGGAAGGGATCATCGTCGCCAGGAGTTGTTTGTGCCAATCTTTGATCGTTTTTCAGTGGATCTTGTTCTCCAGGGCCATGACCACACCTATGCCCGCACCAAAAGGCTTGTCAGTGGTCAAGCCATTGTCGGGCAGAACCGGGGAACGGTCTATGTCACTTCGGTAAGTGGTCCCAAATCCTACCCCGTCAACCATCGCTACGATCCTCTCATGGAAGTAACGGCAACGGGGCAACAGCTCTTTCAGGTCATCCGGGTGGACAACAACACCCTTACCTGTGAAGCCTTTGACAGCGCCGGAAACCGCCTGGACAAATTTCAACTTAAGAAATAG
- a CDS encoding TonB-dependent receptor plug domain-containing protein → MKFRRYAVAAILLMAMAGGDLYAATPDPDDTFSLGDIVVKGEKTDVADIGISQVITDVEIKATNSTTLAEALKFAPGITMTRGSKNEPEVSIHGFGSEKTLFLIDGIPYYETYYGKLNLDQIPVGIISKIEITKNAPSVLYGANAQIAVINVVTKKGTQKPSLSLQGEIGENGTYSGGLSHGNQIGAVNYWLSYLHEESDGWRMSDDFEPTEVKGKILEDGGFRINSDYKKDKFWARMGITPTTDSEYFVSFHIMDSEFGHPLATDYAKYFPKAGDKPAFSSYSRFDDYRDWGVDLSGKHTISSALTLRGKLFYHDHQDVYVSYDGPDFDTVVAESTYKDNFVGGSLFGDFQFADMHKGHVSLHFKQDTHEGRDDDYLPYNKYEAYTGSIGTEHEFFTNFGLALYAGASYDWFDITEAQDYVYEKLSSSNYVFEGQTDMETPSTMSEFNPMAGFTWEKDQIKVYGSVAKKTRFPTLGQLYSSSSGNPDLTAEKSINYTLGVTKAFGKRVTADVSGFYHDISGWISRDYVQNLVGDDVYSNVEDVSMLGFETSVKVVFCDYFSVNANYTYNHAKDESDNRVTDKVAGVPENKYGLGCALTIPKVLVKVDLQGIYVDTMYEDLPTPLDPTNETTRSDDYFILNTRISKKFRDRMSVYVSLNNLLDEDYEQEIGFPGEGRNFRVGFSLDL, encoded by the coding sequence ATGAAATTTAGACGGTATGCCGTGGCAGCCATTTTATTGATGGCCATGGCAGGAGGAGATCTTTACGCAGCCACCCCGGACCCGGACGATACCTTTTCCCTGGGAGACATTGTTGTCAAAGGGGAAAAAACAGATGTGGCTGACATTGGTATCTCCCAGGTAATCACAGACGTTGAGATCAAGGCCACCAACAGCACCACCCTTGCTGAAGCCCTGAAATTTGCGCCGGGCATCACCATGACCCGGGGAAGTAAAAATGAACCCGAGGTTTCAATCCACGGATTTGGTTCGGAAAAGACCTTGTTTTTAATTGATGGCATTCCCTACTATGAAACATACTACGGCAAGCTCAACCTTGACCAGATACCCGTGGGCATCATCAGCAAGATTGAGATCACCAAAAACGCCCCTTCGGTTCTCTACGGCGCCAATGCCCAGATTGCCGTTATCAACGTCGTTACCAAAAAAGGGACCCAGAAACCCAGCCTCAGCCTCCAGGGAGAAATTGGAGAAAACGGCACTTACTCAGGGGGATTGTCCCACGGAAACCAGATTGGGGCCGTCAATTACTGGCTGAGTTATCTCCACGAGGAATCGGACGGCTGGCGGATGTCCGATGATTTTGAACCCACAGAGGTAAAAGGTAAAATTCTTGAAGACGGTGGTTTCCGGATCAATTCAGACTATAAAAAGGACAAATTCTGGGCAAGAATGGGCATTACTCCCACAACGGATTCCGAATACTTTGTCAGCTTTCACATCATGGATTCTGAATTTGGACATCCACTTGCCACGGATTATGCAAAGTATTTCCCGAAAGCCGGCGACAAACCGGCGTTTTCATCCTATTCACGGTTTGACGACTACAGGGACTGGGGAGTCGATTTAAGCGGGAAACATACCATTTCAAGTGCCCTGACCCTCAGGGGCAAGCTGTTTTACCATGACCACCAAGATGTCTATGTCTCCTATGATGGCCCAGATTTTGACACTGTGGTTGCAGAAAGCACATACAAAGACAACTTTGTCGGGGGATCTTTGTTTGGTGACTTTCAGTTTGCCGACATGCACAAAGGCCATGTCTCCCTGCATTTTAAGCAGGACACCCATGAAGGCAGGGATGATGACTACCTGCCCTACAACAAATATGAGGCATACACGGGATCCATTGGAACCGAGCATGAATTCTTCACCAATTTTGGTCTCGCCCTCTATGCCGGTGCATCCTATGACTGGTTTGATATCACCGAAGCCCAGGATTACGTTTATGAAAAACTATCCAGCTCAAACTACGTTTTTGAGGGGCAAACAGACATGGAAACACCTTCCACAATGTCTGAATTCAACCCCATGGCTGGATTCACCTGGGAAAAGGACCAGATTAAAGTTTACGGCTCCGTGGCCAAGAAAACCAGGTTCCCAACTTTGGGACAGCTCTACTCATCCTCCAGCGGAAATCCAGACTTAACCGCGGAAAAGAGCATCAACTACACCCTGGGGGTGACAAAGGCTTTTGGCAAACGCGTCACGGCCGATGTGTCAGGATTCTACCACGACATCTCAGGCTGGATCTCCAGGGACTATGTCCAGAACCTCGTGGGTGATGATGTATATTCCAATGTGGAAGACGTTTCCATGTTGGGATTTGAGACCTCAGTCAAGGTGGTCTTCTGCGACTATTTTTCCGTGAACGCCAACTATACCTACAATCATGCGAAAGATGAAAGCGACAACCGGGTCACAGACAAGGTGGCAGGGGTTCCTGAGAACAAGTATGGTTTGGGATGTGCGTTGACCATCCCAAAAGTACTCGTCAAGGTGGACCTCCAGGGAATCTATGTCGACACCATGTATGAGGATCTTCCAACACCCCTGGACCCCACCAATGAAACCACGAGAAGTGATGACTATTTCATCCTCAACACCCGGATTTCGAAAAAATTCCGTGACAGGATGAGCGTTTATGTGTCATTGAACAACCTGCTTGACGAAGATTATGAACAGGAAATCGGTTTTCCTGGAGAGGGAAGAAATTTCAGGGTAGGTTTCTCCCTTGACCTTTAG
- a CDS encoding ABC transporter substrate-binding protein has protein sequence MKKYLIYTLIVIAVLLPGNGWSQTRTLVDMVGRTVSLTRPVNRIVTTFKPTTLCLFSMGLQDKLVGIDTSSKKDPLTLAVMPDVAKLTAVGSKSTGINFETVTSLKPDLVILYAQKDGFDLAQRLGVMEIPSIIILPESFESVKTSLNIIALAAGVPERADRVVKLMDGVLLMVDHRVATLGVQEQKTGYFASSRGLFSTATGSMLQDEIFQRAGVVNVAHDLQGYFQDISPEQLLRWNPDLMVISQHLHNPVAKRLNDPVLRRVKAVANRDVYRSPSNLAPWDFPSPLAVLGTLWLANRAYPDLFSDIDLGVEVDRFHAELFGRTMTEMGGTLNDLVLDGAGL, from the coding sequence ATGAAAAAATATCTGATTTACACGCTGATCGTAATTGCGGTCCTTTTGCCGGGCAACGGCTGGAGCCAGACCCGTACATTGGTGGATATGGTTGGTCGTACTGTGAGTCTGACCCGACCCGTCAACCGAATCGTGACAACGTTTAAGCCCACCACCCTGTGCCTTTTTTCCATGGGCCTTCAGGATAAACTGGTGGGAATAGATACCAGTTCAAAGAAAGATCCCCTGACCCTGGCTGTGATGCCGGACGTGGCTAAACTCACGGCAGTGGGAAGTAAATCAACCGGGATCAATTTTGAAACAGTGACCTCCCTGAAACCGGATCTGGTTATCCTCTACGCCCAGAAAGACGGTTTTGATCTTGCCCAGAGACTGGGTGTCATGGAGATACCTAGCATCATCATTCTGCCCGAAAGCTTTGAAAGCGTTAAAACCAGCCTCAACATCATTGCCCTGGCCGCTGGCGTGCCTGAAAGGGCAGACCGGGTTGTGAAACTCATGGATGGGGTACTCCTGATGGTTGACCATCGGGTGGCCACCCTGGGTGTCCAGGAGCAAAAGACCGGCTATTTTGCCTCGTCAAGGGGGCTGTTCAGCACAGCCACGGGAAGCATGCTCCAGGATGAGATCTTTCAACGGGCAGGGGTGGTCAACGTGGCCCATGATCTTCAGGGGTATTTCCAGGATATTTCCCCTGAGCAGCTTTTACGCTGGAATCCAGACCTGATGGTCATTTCACAGCACCTTCATAATCCTGTTGCTAAACGGCTGAATGATCCGGTTTTAAGGCGGGTGAAAGCCGTTGCCAACCGGGATGTGTACCGATCCCCATCCAACCTTGCCCCCTGGGATTTTCCATCGCCCCTGGCCGTTCTTGGTACGCTGTGGCTTGCCAACAGGGCCTATCCCGATCTCTTTTCAGATATTGATCTTGGTGTTGAAGTTGACCGGTTCCATGCTGAGCTCTTTGGACGAACAATGACCGAAATGGGCGGCACGCTCAACGACCTTGTCCTTGACGGAGCTGGCCTGTGA
- a CDS encoding FecCD family ABC transporter permease, whose amino-acid sequence MTPGVESYGTTRRRLILFLGTVLLLLFLASLFVGRFEVFPSDIREMIAAFFSGASLSPDLVSKQLVILWIRLPRCLMAVLVGMGLSVSGAVYQALFRNPLVSPDILGVAAGCTFGAALGLVLPGYHFSLVHLLSFGFGLGAVGLAIAIARLISVKPIIVLVLSGMVVMSFFNALLMVLKYFSDPFDELPSIVFWIMGSLTRVAWNDIFIIAPVTVLGLLFFMLLRFRLNVLSLGDVQSKSLGMNPGLFRFLFIVTSSFIVAMTVATCGQISWIGLIIPHMARTIAGPEHERMLPVTALLGALFLLAADDVARSVSAAEIPVGIITALTGAPVFGFLLYKNRGSGWI is encoded by the coding sequence GTGACCCCTGGTGTTGAATCCTATGGAACAACCAGGAGGCGTCTGATTCTTTTCCTGGGTACGGTTTTACTGCTTCTCTTTCTTGCCTCCCTTTTTGTGGGGCGGTTTGAGGTCTTTCCAAGTGATATCCGGGAGATGATTGCGGCTTTTTTTTCAGGGGCCTCCCTTTCACCGGATCTTGTCTCAAAACAGCTTGTAATCCTCTGGATTCGTCTTCCCAGGTGCCTCATGGCCGTGCTGGTGGGCATGGGGCTGTCTGTTTCAGGGGCTGTTTACCAGGCCTTGTTCAGAAATCCCCTTGTTTCCCCCGACATCCTCGGGGTTGCTGCCGGATGCACCTTTGGTGCGGCCCTCGGCCTGGTGCTTCCGGGGTATCATTTTTCCCTGGTGCACCTGCTGTCCTTCGGGTTCGGGCTTGGGGCCGTTGGTCTGGCCATTGCCATTGCCCGGCTAATTTCGGTCAAGCCCATCATTGTGCTTGTTCTTTCCGGCATGGTGGTCATGTCATTTTTCAACGCCCTTTTAATGGTGCTTAAATATTTTTCAGATCCCTTTGATGAGCTTCCAAGCATTGTTTTCTGGATTATGGGCAGCCTCACCCGGGTTGCCTGGAACGATATTTTCATCATTGCCCCGGTTACGGTGCTGGGGCTCTTGTTTTTCATGCTGCTGCGCTTCAGGCTCAATGTTCTATCCCTGGGAGATGTTCAGTCAAAATCCCTGGGCATGAATCCGGGGCTGTTTCGATTCCTATTTATTGTCACAAGCTCATTCATCGTTGCCATGACCGTTGCCACCTGTGGTCAAATTTCCTGGATCGGATTGATTATTCCCCACATGGCAAGAACCATTGCAGGACCGGAGCATGAACGGATGTTGCCTGTGACCGCCCTTTTGGGCGCCCTTTTCCTTTTGGCGGCAGACGATGTGGCAAGGTCTGTTTCAGCAGCTGAAATTCCCGTGGGCATCATTACGGCACTCACCGGTGCCCCGGTTTTTGGATTTCTTCTCTACAAGAACAGGGGAAGCGGATGGATTTAA
- a CDS encoding ABC transporter ATP-binding protein — protein sequence MDLTVECCGLGFRYGQTQILDDISFGIKPGLFYAILGKNGSGKTTLLHCLNKILKPTAGTVRILGRNMADFSQGEIARHISFVPQEHMEIFPFRVIDVVVMGRAPFIGLTKIPGQEDRRLAMDALRLLGSEHLAGCNFNRISGGERQIVLLAMALVQAGRVMLLDEPTNHLDFHNQYHLLRRIKTLCATQQTSVIASMHDPNMAMCFADRVIMLKHGRIIAAGGLDETMTTANLDRLYETKTVAVSTLERTRFFLPESAVDGLETDTYQ from the coding sequence ATGGATTTAACCGTTGAATGCTGTGGGCTGGGGTTCAGGTACGGTCAGACCCAGATCCTTGATGACATTTCGTTTGGAATCAAGCCCGGGCTTTTTTATGCCATCCTTGGAAAAAACGGCTCAGGCAAGACTACCCTTCTCCACTGTCTCAATAAAATTTTAAAGCCGACGGCCGGAACTGTCAGGATTCTGGGCCGGAATATGGCAGATTTTTCCCAGGGAGAAATCGCCCGGCACATCAGTTTTGTACCCCAGGAGCACATGGAGATTTTTCCCTTCCGGGTGATTGATGTGGTGGTCATGGGAAGGGCGCCGTTTATCGGGTTGACCAAAATACCCGGCCAGGAGGACCGCAGACTTGCCATGGATGCCTTAAGATTGCTCGGTTCCGAGCATCTTGCCGGGTGTAACTTTAACCGGATTTCAGGGGGCGAGCGCCAGATTGTCCTCCTTGCCATGGCCCTTGTCCAGGCAGGCCGGGTCATGCTGCTGGATGAGCCCACCAACCACCTTGACTTCCACAATCAATATCACCTTCTTCGAAGGATCAAAACCCTCTGTGCCACCCAGCAAACAAGTGTGATCGCCTCCATGCACGATCCCAACATGGCCATGTGCTTTGCAGACAGGGTCATCATGCTTAAGCACGGCAGGATTATTGCCGCAGGCGGTCTGGACGAAACCATGACCACGGCCAACCTCGACCGTCTGTACGAAACCAAAACCGTGGCAGTCTCCACCCTGGAACGAACACGTTTCTTTTTACCGGAATCGGCAGTGGACGGCCTGGAAACCGATACCTATCAATAA
- a CDS encoding nucleoside-triphosphatase, translated as MHVIITGGVQSGKSTLAAGLVSFLKDRGLPIAGILATGLWKDNLRHGFDLTDLKTGITTPLARRVSRQESRGITPFEFFDQGMAAGKGALDAKSCAHARMIMVDEVGKLELMDQGWAPFLTGLILIPRAVHVWIVRENLVKAVCRHWHLDRVEIVHVSDTAALERLKRLCVKEQQ; from the coding sequence ATGCACGTCATCATCACAGGAGGGGTTCAAAGTGGAAAATCAACCCTGGCAGCCGGCCTTGTTTCATTTTTAAAGGATCGGGGGCTACCCATTGCAGGCATTCTTGCCACGGGGCTGTGGAAGGATAACCTGCGCCACGGCTTTGACCTGACGGATCTGAAAACAGGGATTACAACACCCCTTGCAAGGCGGGTGAGTCGCCAGGAGAGCCGGGGCATAACCCCGTTTGAATTTTTTGACCAAGGTATGGCCGCAGGCAAAGGGGCCCTTGATGCCAAAAGTTGTGCCCATGCCCGGATGATCATGGTGGATGAGGTGGGCAAGCTTGAACTCATGGATCAGGGATGGGCCCCATTTCTGACAGGCCTTATTTTAATTCCGCGGGCCGTTCATGTCTGGATTGTCCGGGAAAATCTTGTTAAAGCGGTTTGTCGTCACTGGCATCTTGACCGGGTGGAAATCGTCCATGTCAGCGACACGGCTGCACTTGAACGTCTTAAACGATTGTGTGTAAAGGAACAACAATGA